The proteins below are encoded in one region of Micromonospora sp. DSM 45708:
- a CDS encoding NAD(P)H-quinone dehydrogenase, whose protein sequence is MSQIVIIGGGPAGYEAALVAAQLDADVTVVEAEGAGGACVLSDCVPSKTFIASSEVVTGYRDTEEFGVHSDGLEAVTVDAPAVHERVKRLALAQSADIHAKLVKAGVEFVAGTARLGEDKLGHTHQVIVAPADGGARYPIDAATVLVATGATPRQLPTALPDGERILTWRQVYDLPELPEHLIVVGSGVTGAEFASAYLAMGVQVTLVSSRDRVMPHEDADAAMAIERVFRNRGMSILNNSRAEAVRRVGDGVEVVLSDGRQVSGSHALIAVGSIPNTADLGLAEYGVELARGGYVTVDRVSRTNVPGVYAAGDCTGVLPLASVAAMQGRIAMWHALGEAVRPLRLRTVAANVFTDPELATVGVSQDEVDAGKTPARQVMLPLSGNARAKMDDLADGFVKLFCRPASGQVIGGVVVAPKASELILPITMAVENNLTVNELAQTITIYPSLSGSITEAARQLMLHELE, encoded by the coding sequence GTGAGCCAGATCGTGATCATCGGCGGTGGACCGGCCGGGTACGAGGCGGCGCTGGTCGCCGCCCAGCTGGACGCCGATGTCACAGTGGTCGAGGCGGAGGGCGCCGGCGGCGCCTGCGTGCTCTCCGACTGCGTACCCTCGAAGACCTTCATCGCCAGCTCGGAAGTGGTCACCGGCTACCGGGACACCGAGGAGTTCGGGGTGCACTCCGACGGCCTGGAGGCGGTCACGGTCGACGCCCCGGCGGTGCACGAGCGGGTCAAGCGGCTCGCCCTGGCCCAGTCCGCCGACATCCACGCCAAGCTGGTCAAGGCCGGGGTGGAGTTCGTCGCCGGGACCGCGCGGCTCGGCGAGGACAAGCTCGGGCACACCCACCAGGTGATCGTCGCCCCCGCCGACGGCGGGGCGCGGTACCCGATCGACGCCGCCACCGTGCTGGTCGCCACCGGCGCGACCCCGCGCCAGCTCCCCACCGCGCTGCCCGACGGCGAGCGCATCCTGACCTGGCGCCAGGTGTACGACCTGCCCGAGCTGCCCGAGCACCTGATCGTGGTCGGCTCCGGCGTCACCGGCGCCGAGTTCGCCAGCGCCTACCTGGCCATGGGCGTCCAGGTCACGCTGGTCTCCAGCCGGGACCGGGTGATGCCGCACGAGGACGCCGACGCCGCGATGGCGATCGAGCGGGTCTTCCGCAACCGGGGCATGAGCATCCTCAACAACTCCCGGGCCGAGGCGGTCCGCCGGGTCGGCGACGGCGTGGAGGTGGTGCTCTCCGACGGCCGGCAGGTCTCCGGCTCGCACGCGCTGATCGCGGTCGGCTCGATCCCGAACACCGCCGACCTGGGCCTGGCGGAATACGGCGTCGAGCTGGCCCGGGGCGGCTACGTCACGGTCGACCGGGTCTCCCGCACCAACGTGCCGGGCGTCTACGCGGCCGGCGACTGCACCGGCGTGCTGCCGCTGGCCAGCGTCGCGGCGATGCAGGGCCGGATCGCGATGTGGCACGCGCTGGGCGAGGCGGTGCGACCGCTGCGCCTGCGTACCGTCGCGGCGAACGTCTTCACCGACCCGGAGCTGGCCACCGTCGGGGTGTCGCAGGACGAGGTGGACGCCGGCAAGACCCCGGCCCGCCAGGTGATGCTGCCGCTGTCCGGCAACGCCCGGGCGAAGATGGACGACCTGGCCGACGGCTTCGTGAAGCTGTTCTGCCGGCCGGCCAGCGGTCAGGTGATCGGCGGCGTGGTGGTGGCGCCGAAGGCCAGCGAGCTGATCCTGCCGATCACCATGGCGGTGGAGAACAACCTCACCGTCAACGAGCTGGCCCAGACCATCACCATCTACCCGAGCCTGTCCGGCTCGATCACCGAGGCCGCCCGCCAGCTCATGCTGCACGAGCTGGAGTGA
- a CDS encoding gamma-glutamylcyclotransferase yields MRLYAAYGSNLDPARMRAYCPHSPMVGTGWLEGWRLTFAGEDVIGWEGSVSTVVESPGDRVFVALYDIHPYDAAQLDEIEGVTAGTYRKLTVRVSTLDGDVTAWVYVFDGYEGGLPTSWYLSEIANAAEKAGAPDDYVTELRSRPTGTASA; encoded by the coding sequence GTGCGTCTCTACGCCGCTTACGGCTCAAACCTGGACCCCGCTCGCATGCGCGCCTACTGCCCGCATTCGCCGATGGTGGGCACCGGCTGGCTGGAGGGGTGGCGGCTCACCTTCGCGGGCGAGGACGTCATCGGCTGGGAGGGCTCGGTCAGCACCGTGGTCGAGTCCCCGGGCGACCGGGTCTTCGTGGCGCTCTACGACATCCACCCGTACGACGCCGCCCAGCTCGACGAGATCGAGGGCGTGACCGCCGGGACGTACCGCAAGCTGACCGTCCGCGTCTCGACGCTGGACGGGGACGTGACCGCGTGGGTCTACGTCTTCGACGGCTACGAGGGCGGCCTGCCGACGTCGTGGTACCTGTCGGAGATCGCGAACGCGGCGGAGAAGGCGGGCGCGCCGGACGACTACGTCACCGAGCTGCGGTCCCGCCCCACCGGCACAGCGTCCGCGTAG
- a CDS encoding GNAT family N-acetyltransferase, translated as MTLPAGWTARRPTLDDVPAILAVVHAADTFAVGYPDFDADDVRDALTAPFVDPARDSWLVTDPAGTAVAWSILSNPTGVGREWVDVFVDPARGVELRAPLLARLLDRVAERAAERGVPALTARTGLCAPETRWAGELVEAGFHRVKRYVRMSRPLADLPAEPPPPAGVTVRPLRPDDEADLRLFHRIHDTAFRDTLDYEPLDFARWRELIPAYGKVWDEWFVAAVDGEPAGALQSSDQAVEHGAGWVRTLSVLPAHRRRGVGAALLRRAFAVYAAKGRVRAGLGVDLANPTAPVTLYRSVGLVEERWTDLYERSVTAPGV; from the coding sequence GTGACGCTCCCCGCCGGCTGGACGGCCCGCCGCCCCACGCTCGACGACGTCCCCGCGATCCTGGCGGTGGTGCATGCCGCCGACACGTTCGCCGTGGGATACCCGGACTTCGACGCCGACGACGTGCGGGACGCGCTGACCGCGCCGTTCGTCGACCCGGCCCGGGACTCCTGGCTGGTCACCGACCCGGCCGGGACGGCGGTCGCCTGGTCGATCCTGAGCAACCCGACCGGCGTGGGCCGGGAGTGGGTGGACGTGTTCGTCGATCCGGCCCGGGGCGTCGAGCTGCGCGCCCCGCTGCTGGCCCGGCTGCTCGACCGCGTCGCCGAACGGGCCGCCGAGCGCGGCGTGCCCGCGCTGACCGCGCGCACCGGCTTGTGCGCACCGGAGACCCGCTGGGCGGGCGAGCTGGTCGAGGCCGGGTTCCACCGGGTCAAGCGGTACGTCCGGATGAGTCGCCCGCTGGCCGACCTGCCGGCCGAGCCGCCCCCGCCGGCCGGGGTGACGGTCCGGCCGCTGCGCCCCGACGACGAGGCCGACCTGCGGCTGTTCCACCGGATCCACGACACCGCGTTCCGCGACACGCTCGACTACGAGCCGCTCGACTTCGCCCGCTGGCGGGAGCTGATCCCGGCGTACGGCAAGGTCTGGGACGAGTGGTTCGTGGCCGCTGTCGACGGCGAGCCGGCCGGGGCGTTGCAGTCCTCCGACCAGGCGGTGGAGCACGGCGCGGGCTGGGTCCGGACGCTGTCCGTGCTGCCGGCCCACCGGCGGCGCGGGGTGGGTGCGGCGCTGCTGCGCCGGGCCTTCGCGGTCTACGCGGCCAAGGGGCGCGTCCGGGCCGGGCTGGGCGTGGACCTGGCCAACCCGACCGCCCCGGTCACGCTCTACCGCTCGGTCGGACTGGTGGAGGAGCGCTGGACCGACCTGTACGAGCGGAGCGTGACCGCCCCGGGGGTGTGA
- a CDS encoding SCO6745 family protein: MTPEQVVAASKPLVLELGEAFSRCPSTLRRARLLGISGWAFYITGRAGALGDVRAETVAATLGFIAPEAVADGWDASARTVPPLEVAAANLAECCRWGTARLGDAPGVARLAGLLGRAVDAADGSAMPLFAAWRAMPMPAPEPSAGARAAVGLLLLREHFAGAYLLAVRAAGLTPLEAVLAGPEGEAGAAACGWAPPYPPIGPLVRRRIWAEAVTDRLVSPAFHALGPAGGTELVELLTAARRHARGG; encoded by the coding sequence ATGACTCCCGAGCAGGTCGTGGCCGCCAGCAAGCCGCTGGTGCTGGAACTCGGCGAGGCGTTCTCCCGATGCCCGTCCACGCTGCGCCGGGCCCGGCTGCTCGGCATCTCCGGGTGGGCCTTCTACATCACCGGGCGGGCCGGCGCGCTCGGTGACGTCCGCGCCGAGACGGTGGCCGCGACGCTCGGCTTCATCGCCCCGGAGGCGGTCGCGGACGGCTGGGACGCCTCGGCGCGGACGGTGCCGCCGCTGGAGGTGGCCGCCGCCAACCTGGCCGAGTGCTGCCGGTGGGGAACGGCCCGGCTGGGCGACGCACCCGGCGTGGCCCGGCTCGCCGGGTTGCTCGGCCGTGCCGTCGACGCGGCGGACGGCAGCGCCATGCCGCTCTTCGCCGCCTGGCGGGCCATGCCGATGCCGGCGCCCGAGCCGTCCGCCGGCGCCCGCGCGGCCGTCGGCCTGCTGCTGCTGCGCGAGCACTTCGCCGGGGCGTACCTGCTGGCGGTGCGGGCCGCCGGGCTGACCCCGCTGGAGGCGGTGCTGGCCGGGCCGGAAGGGGAGGCGGGCGCCGCCGCCTGCGGGTGGGCGCCGCCGTACCCGCCGATCGGGCCGCTGGTGCGGCGCCGGATCTGGGCCGAGGCGGTGACCGACCGCCTGGTGTCCCCGGCGTTCCACGCCCTCGGCCCGGCCGGCGGCACGGAGCTGGTCGAGCTGCTCACCGCCGCGCGGCGGCACGCCCGGGGCGGATAA
- a CDS encoding MBL fold metallo-hydrolase codes for MRLTKYAHSCLRLEHDGAVLVVDPGVFSDASEALDGADAVLVTHEHPDHVDVAALTRALARRAVPVHGPASLAGVLGDAAEALVVVTPGESFTAAGVPVRAYGGQHAVIHPDIPVIQNLGYLLGDTVYHPGDALVAPDDVQVDTLFAPIHAPWSKFSEVLDFVRAVAPRRAYALHDGLLNANGLGLLDRQYTAMSGTDYRRLEPGTRIDA; via the coding sequence ATGCGGCTCACCAAGTACGCCCACTCCTGTCTCCGGCTGGAGCACGACGGGGCAGTGCTGGTCGTCGACCCCGGTGTCTTCAGCGACGCGTCCGAGGCGCTGGACGGCGCGGACGCGGTGCTGGTCACCCACGAGCATCCGGACCATGTGGACGTCGCCGCGCTGACCCGGGCGCTGGCGCGGCGGGCGGTGCCGGTGCACGGGCCCGCCTCGCTCGCCGGGGTCCTCGGCGACGCCGCCGAGGCGCTCGTGGTGGTCACGCCGGGCGAGTCGTTCACCGCCGCGGGCGTGCCGGTGCGCGCGTACGGGGGCCAGCACGCGGTCATCCACCCGGACATCCCGGTGATCCAGAACCTGGGCTACCTCCTCGGCGACACGGTCTACCACCCGGGCGACGCGCTGGTCGCCCCCGACGACGTCCAGGTGGACACGCTGTTCGCCCCGATCCACGCGCCCTGGTCGAAGTTCTCCGAGGTGCTCGACTTCGTCCGCGCGGTCGCCCCCCGCCGCGCGTACGCGCTGCACGACGGGCTGCTCAACGCCAACGGCCTCGGCCTGCTGGACCGGCAGTACACGGCCATGTCCGGCACCGACTACCGCCGTCTGGAGCCGGGCACCCGGATCGATGCCTGA